One Armatimonadia bacterium DNA segment encodes these proteins:
- a CDS encoding sugar phosphate isomerase/epimerase family protein gives MKIGASTYSLLKAIKAGDLDVLGVFDWLAQNGAEHIEIVPVADISFADRPELADTFAAKAKEVGLDISCYTFGAGFIDRTAEEFEAELQRVKEQVDIAARMGTRLVRHDVASRPAEKATDEQFEQDLPVLVDACRQIADYAAKCGITTMIENHGFHVQGARRVLALHHAVARDNFKLMVDIGNFIGVERENVLNAVAQCAPFAGMVHVKDHHLRTTQPDPMEGWRDRGDSFYTQASIAGEGDIGIEQAIKSLVAAGFDGYLSLEFEGPEEARSANLKGMENLRRYLGQG, from the coding sequence ATGAAGATCGGTGCGAGTACCTATAGCCTGCTGAAGGCGATCAAAGCCGGTGATCTGGACGTCCTTGGCGTGTTCGATTGGCTCGCGCAGAATGGGGCAGAGCATATCGAGATCGTGCCCGTGGCGGACATCTCCTTTGCGGATAGGCCGGAGCTGGCCGACACCTTTGCGGCGAAGGCCAAAGAGGTCGGCCTCGACATCTCCTGCTATACCTTCGGTGCCGGCTTCATCGACCGCACCGCGGAGGAGTTCGAGGCGGAGTTGCAGCGGGTCAAGGAACAGGTCGATATCGCGGCGCGGATGGGGACTCGCCTGGTTCGCCACGATGTCGCTTCCCGGCCCGCCGAGAAGGCCACGGACGAGCAGTTCGAGCAGGACCTGCCGGTGCTGGTAGACGCCTGCCGACAGATCGCCGACTATGCCGCGAAGTGCGGCATCACCACGATGATCGAGAACCACGGGTTCCACGTCCAGGGAGCCCGGCGCGTCCTGGCGCTGCACCATGCGGTCGCCCGGGACAACTTCAAGCTCATGGTGGACATCGGCAACTTCATCGGGGTGGAGCGCGAGAACGTTCTGAACGCTGTCGCCCAGTGCGCACCCTTCGCGGGCATGGTCCACGTCAAGGACCACCACCTCCGAACCACGCAGCCGGACCCGATGGAGGGATGGCGCGATCGTGGGGACAGCTTCTACACTCAGGCGTCGATCGCAGGCGAGGGCGACATCGGCATCGAGCAGGCGATCAAGTCACTCGTGGCCGCAGGTTTCGACGGCTACCTGTCACTCGAGTTCGAGGGGCCGGAAGAGGCCCGGTCGGCCAACCTGAAGGGTATGGAGAACCTGCGCCGCTACCTGGGACAGGGATAG
- a CDS encoding amidohydrolase family protein, with translation MLWIDTHIHVSDLGPDGQRREHMLDDLLSLLDRSDADLRFVISCDGHYNSLVKQQPDGMGIANRMIHDLCRQAPERLFGSCIVNPNFLEETLEMMDLAFGEWGFVQLGEMLQYMMDFRMDSDATEQVVRKAVAYDVPVQVHLGTYWGPWAGSSVNGMDQMEDLLGIARRVPEAKYILAHAIGCAETKRLIPWADWFLDVLAGLFDSYPDNFWIEIRDFHCKALPRAVAEVPHNRLLSGTDWTTRIGPPFQSYGTMFGVAEKDNPFPPGVESFVGFLRQAGADAETIEQIGHRSATELYRLSL, from the coding sequence ATGCTCTGGATCGACACCCACATCCACGTCTCCGACCTCGGCCCCGACGGTCAACGGCGCGAGCACATGCTCGACGACCTGCTCAGTCTGCTTGACCGCAGCGACGCAGACTTGCGCTTCGTGATCAGTTGCGACGGCCACTACAACAGCCTCGTCAAGCAGCAGCCCGACGGCATGGGGATCGCGAACCGCATGATCCATGATCTGTGCCGCCAGGCGCCGGAGCGTCTCTTCGGAAGCTGCATCGTCAACCCCAACTTCCTCGAGGAGACCCTGGAGATGATGGACCTCGCCTTCGGGGAATGGGGCTTCGTGCAGCTCGGCGAGATGCTGCAGTACATGATGGACTTCCGCATGGACAGCGACGCGACCGAGCAGGTGGTTCGCAAGGCGGTCGCCTATGACGTCCCGGTGCAGGTCCACCTCGGAACCTACTGGGGACCGTGGGCCGGCTCCTCGGTCAACGGCATGGACCAGATGGAAGACCTCCTGGGGATCGCTCGGCGGGTTCCGGAGGCCAAGTACATCCTGGCCCATGCGATCGGCTGCGCTGAGACCAAGCGGCTCATCCCGTGGGCCGACTGGTTCCTCGATGTCCTGGCAGGGCTGTTCGACAGCTACCCAGACAACTTCTGGATCGAGATCCGCGACTTCCACTGCAAGGCGCTGCCACGGGCAGTGGCCGAGGTACCGCACAACCGTCTGCTGTCTGGTACCGACTGGACGACGCGCATCGGGCCTCCCTTCCAGAGCTATGGCACGATGTTTGGCGTGGCCGAGAAGGACAACCCCTTCCCGCCCGGTGTGGAGTCCTTCGTCGGCTTCCTCAGGCAAGCCGGGGCCGACGCGGAGACGATCGAGCAGATCGGCCACCGGAGTGCAACAGAGTTGTACCGGCTCAGTCTCTGA
- a CDS encoding family 20 glycosylhydrolase, which produces MSCASPCLSWTKAGTPPDLAAMLRCLAEEYPLHETTAAEANLRFACGPECPGYALDRADGVTTVRYGSLTQAGRALGSLLAGLDTDTGSTPAFSTLGILLDGGHNATVTRRHFRKWLRRLALLGYNAAMVYTEAGYLLPGDPCFGYQRGAYTLDEMRELDRYAATLGIEMIGSIQALGHLEQALKWPPYAGTRDTEHTLLVGAPETAELVEKMVAFWAEACGSRRLHVGMDETYDLGRGRYLDQNGYRRGLDLYVEHLQLVAEVCKRHGVRPMVWSDVLFRLAGSSGAHYDQNSRIPDGIRAALPREVDLAYWDYYNGDPQHYQDRIEAHRALGYEPVMTSGIWSWPTPWHDWRRTEQFGGACVSACRAAGLREMTFALWSDDGAYWDVDSSLAGVALMAEQCYGDGTVDDAVLSRRFAAVCGSDLAAHRIASRLNDGLQACSVLWDDPLQAMYLRHAARDGVDALREAETQYRKIARALEPHAQDTAAGDLGHAALVAQFMAAKTGLAARLFEAYAAADRPALQAIAEDIPAIVALTEDLAASFRRRWMACCQPFGLEVIQIRFAGQAARYRELAQRLTEYLAGEIEGIAELDQAARGAYLPARWLSYRALASGARVF; this is translated from the coding sequence ATGTCTTGCGCAAGTCCGTGCCTGAGTTGGACCAAGGCCGGAACGCCGCCCGATCTAGCGGCGATGCTCCGTTGCCTGGCTGAGGAGTATCCGCTTCACGAGACCACTGCCGCAGAGGCCAACCTGCGCTTTGCCTGCGGGCCGGAGTGTCCCGGCTACGCCCTGGATCGGGCCGACGGCGTCACGACGGTCCGCTACGGATCTCTGACGCAGGCCGGACGAGCTCTTGGTTCGCTCCTGGCGGGGCTCGATACGGACACTGGCTCCACACCGGCCTTCAGCACCCTCGGCATCCTGCTGGATGGCGGCCACAACGCCACGGTGACCCGCCGGCACTTCCGCAAGTGGCTGCGTCGACTGGCCCTGCTGGGCTACAACGCCGCCATGGTCTACACGGAGGCGGGATACCTGCTGCCCGGGGATCCCTGCTTTGGCTACCAGCGGGGCGCCTACACCCTCGACGAGATGCGTGAGCTTGACCGCTATGCGGCGACGCTCGGCATCGAGATGATCGGCAGCATCCAGGCCCTCGGGCATCTGGAGCAGGCGCTGAAGTGGCCGCCCTATGCCGGGACACGCGACACGGAACACACCTTGCTCGTGGGCGCTCCGGAGACGGCTGAGCTGGTGGAGAAGATGGTGGCCTTCTGGGCCGAAGCCTGTGGTAGTCGACGGCTGCACGTCGGCATGGACGAGACCTATGACCTGGGTCGCGGGCGATACCTGGATCAGAACGGCTACCGGCGGGGCCTGGACCTGTACGTTGAGCATCTCCAACTCGTGGCCGAGGTCTGCAAGCGACACGGGGTCCGGCCGATGGTATGGTCCGATGTGCTCTTCCGTCTCGCGGGCAGCAGTGGCGCGCACTACGACCAGAACAGCCGCATCCCCGACGGGATTCGCGCAGCGCTTCCCCGTGAGGTGGACCTGGCTTACTGGGACTACTACAACGGCGATCCCCAGCACTACCAGGACCGCATCGAGGCTCACCGGGCCCTCGGCTACGAGCCGGTGATGACCTCCGGCATCTGGAGCTGGCCCACGCCCTGGCATGACTGGCGGCGGACCGAGCAGTTCGGCGGGGCCTGTGTATCTGCTTGCCGGGCAGCCGGTCTGCGCGAGATGACCTTCGCCCTCTGGTCGGACGACGGGGCCTACTGGGACGTTGACTCCTCCCTGGCCGGTGTCGCTCTGATGGCCGAGCAGTGCTATGGCGACGGCACCGTCGATGATGCGGTTCTGTCCCGGCGTTTTGCGGCGGTCTGCGGCTCCGACCTCGCGGCACATCGTATCGCCTCGCGGCTCAATGACGGTCTTCAGGCTTGCAGTGTGCTCTGGGACGACCCCTTGCAGGCCATGTATCTGCGGCATGCGGCCAGGGACGGCGTGGATGCCCTGCGGGAGGCCGAGACTCAGTACCGCAAGATCGCTCGGGCGCTGGAGCCCCACGCGCAGGACACGGCCGCAGGCGACCTGGGACATGCGGCCCTGGTGGCGCAGTTCATGGCAGCCAAGACCGGGCTTGCGGCCCGGCTGTTTGAGGCTTACGCGGCGGCAGACCGGCCGGCGCTGCAGGCGATAGCCGAGGACATACCGGCGATCGTGGCGCTGACAGAGGACCTGGCCGCCTCCTTCCGCAGGCGATGGATGGCCTGCTGCCAGCCCTTCGGCCTGGAGGTAATCCAGATTCGCTTCGCCGGGCAAGCCGCACGATACCGTGAGCTTGCGCAGCGTCTCACTGAGTACCTGGCCGGCGAGATCGAGGGCATCGCGGAGCTGGACCAGGCTGCCCGGGGAGCGTATCTGCCTGCCCGGTGGCTGAGCTACCGCGCACTGGCCAGCGGCGCACGGGTCTTCTAA
- a CDS encoding Gfo/Idh/MocA family oxidoreductase translates to MSDSIRVGLLGCGMITQRSHAPSYAAIPGVEITALCDLDADRMATVKEKHAPKAALFTDYHELLQSGLVDAVSVATPVYLHCPMTLAALEAGSHVLCEKPMGMSQLETTQMVAAAKTAGKVLQINLSRRYDRFYQTIGGLVSEGRLGEVRHMRAIRVHPTAPDQGWAPGATWFVTRSQGGGIVGDIGVHVGDTMLWFLGEVESVSAATATLRPGIDVVDNATALFRFCSGATGVLELSWTSPVNYTCFEIHGSEGILLADAPASGIRIRQRNGEVVEIPEAEYLPASGNSFECFARAIAGTALTPVPGETGHAIQLVLDAVVASGEQGGVPVPVVKA, encoded by the coding sequence ATGAGCGACAGCATCCGCGTTGGCCTTCTCGGTTGCGGGATGATCACACAACGCAGTCACGCGCCCAGCTATGCCGCGATCCCCGGTGTCGAGATCACGGCACTGTGCGACCTGGACGCCGACCGCATGGCAACGGTCAAGGAGAAGCACGCACCGAAGGCCGCGCTGTTCACCGACTACCACGAACTCCTCCAGTCCGGACTCGTTGACGCAGTCTCAGTGGCCACGCCCGTCTACCTGCATTGTCCCATGACGCTGGCGGCGCTCGAGGCCGGTTCCCATGTGCTCTGCGAGAAGCCCATGGGCATGTCGCAACTGGAGACGACGCAGATGGTGGCCGCCGCGAAGACGGCTGGGAAGGTCCTCCAGATCAACCTATCGCGCCGCTACGACCGCTTCTACCAGACCATCGGTGGCCTGGTCAGTGAGGGACGGCTGGGTGAAGTGCGGCATATGCGAGCCATTCGCGTCCATCCGACCGCTCCCGACCAGGGCTGGGCACCGGGAGCCACCTGGTTCGTGACCCGCAGTCAGGGCGGCGGCATCGTCGGCGACATCGGCGTCCACGTGGGCGACACGATGCTGTGGTTCCTGGGTGAGGTCGAGAGTGTCTCCGCGGCGACGGCGACCTTGCGGCCGGGCATCGATGTGGTAGACAACGCCACGGCGCTGTTCCGCTTCTGCAGTGGGGCGACCGGCGTCCTGGAGCTGAGCTGGACCAGCCCGGTCAACTACACCTGCTTCGAGATCCACGGCAGTGAAGGGATACTGCTGGCTGATGCCCCGGCCAGCGGAATCCGGATTCGCCAGCGCAACGGCGAGGTCGTCGAGATCCCGGAGGCGGAGTATCTCCCGGCCAGCGGCAACAGCTTCGAGTGTTTCGCCAGGGCCATCGCCGGGACTGCCCTGACGCCCGTTCCAGGCGAGACAGGACACGCGATCCAGCTCGTGCTTGACGCGGTTGTCGCCTCCGGCGAGCAGGGCGGCGTGCCGGTGCCGGTCGTCAAGGCTTAG
- a CDS encoding M81 family metallopeptidase: protein MRIAVAGFMHETNTFAEHHTPLSDFERSGGFPGLMTGQKVIDTLRTAGVGTGGFIAAAEAAGDVELVPLLWTFPQPSGTIEQSAFETVVGMLLERLREAGPLDGLLLELHGAMVTEKYPDAEGELLRRIREIVGPELPIIATLDLHANISPEMVERTTTLLGYDTYPHVDALERGQEALELMRRTCLGEIRPTAALAQIPMLIAAPRQCTLLSPMQDLMAVVHEREQQPGILTITFSGGFAFADTPVTGASMVVTTDNAPELAAETARELATTVWDRREEFRLTLTPVREAIDWALAKGGPVILADGSDNPGGGTPCDGTVMLQEMVEADVPNSTVCLIVDPEAVAEAWEAGVGQTLTLTLGGKTDKFHGAPLTLTGTVRLLSDGNYVNEGPMFTGLPIARGRTVVFVVGGVEVILAERRAQPYDAQALRSLGIEPTERLLIGLKSAVHFRAHYGPMAKRIFDLATPGIHNPDVTQYTYHHLRHPIWPLDED from the coding sequence GTGCGCATCGCTGTTGCCGGGTTCATGCATGAGACCAACACCTTCGCCGAGCACCATACACCACTGAGCGATTTCGAGAGGTCCGGCGGCTTTCCGGGCCTGATGACAGGGCAGAAGGTGATCGATACCCTTCGAACCGCCGGGGTCGGCACCGGTGGCTTCATCGCCGCCGCGGAGGCTGCTGGTGACGTCGAGTTGGTGCCGCTCCTCTGGACCTTCCCGCAGCCTTCGGGCACCATTGAGCAGTCAGCCTTCGAGACTGTGGTCGGGATGCTGCTGGAGCGCCTTCGGGAGGCCGGGCCGCTGGACGGCCTTCTGCTCGAGTTGCACGGCGCCATGGTGACCGAGAAGTACCCCGATGCCGAGGGCGAGTTGTTGCGTCGTATCCGGGAGATCGTCGGCCCCGAGCTGCCCATCATCGCCACCCTGGACCTCCATGCCAACATCAGCCCGGAGATGGTTGAGCGGACGACGACGCTTCTGGGCTACGACACCTACCCGCACGTGGATGCGCTTGAGCGCGGTCAGGAGGCGCTCGAACTGATGCGCAGGACCTGCCTGGGTGAGATCCGCCCGACGGCGGCCCTGGCACAGATACCCATGCTGATTGCGGCGCCTCGGCAGTGCACCCTCCTTTCGCCGATGCAGGACCTCATGGCCGTCGTCCACGAGCGCGAGCAGCAGCCGGGCATCCTCACCATCACCTTCTCGGGAGGCTTCGCCTTCGCTGATACCCCTGTTACCGGAGCATCGATGGTCGTCACCACCGACAACGCCCCCGAGTTGGCCGCCGAGACCGCCCGTGAACTGGCGACGACGGTCTGGGACCGCAGGGAGGAGTTCCGCCTGACGCTCACTCCGGTACGCGAGGCGATCGACTGGGCTCTCGCGAAGGGCGGCCCGGTGATTCTCGCCGACGGTTCCGACAATCCCGGTGGCGGCACGCCCTGCGACGGTACGGTGATGCTGCAGGAGATGGTCGAGGCTGACGTGCCCAACTCAACGGTCTGCCTCATCGTCGATCCGGAGGCAGTCGCGGAGGCCTGGGAGGCCGGTGTCGGTCAGACGCTGACGCTGACCCTCGGCGGGAAGACAGACAAGTTCCACGGTGCACCCCTGACCCTCACCGGCACAGTTCGCCTGCTTTCGGATGGCAACTACGTCAACGAAGGCCCGATGTTCACGGGTCTCCCGATCGCGCGGGGACGCACCGTCGTCTTCGTGGTGGGCGGAGTCGAGGTCATCCTGGCGGAGCGCCGTGCGCAGCCCTACGATGCCCAGGCGCTGCGCAGCCTGGGCATCGAGCCGACGGAGCGCCTGCTGATCGGGCTCAAGTCCGCAGTGCATTTCCGCGCTCACTACGGCCCGATGGCCAAGCGCATCTTCGATCTCGCGACCCCGGGGATTCACAACCCCGATGTCACCCAGTACACCTACCATCACCTGCGCCACCCGATCTGGCCGCTGGATGAGGACTAG
- a CDS encoding sugar phosphate isomerase — protein MEDYRREAEHFLTQETQFHLGMLPTEQSHPKTRGLAETLQSDCQAGVRMLQSVDEDVVAMAKRVFGGPEVEKLVTALSDAVLGGHRICFSGCGATGRLSIMLEAMWRKFWQGFARRQPACTALAEKLADQAESIMTGGDFALVRSVEGFEDYISFGRQQAIEADLTAGDVLVAISEGGETSSVIGTLMEARERGLETFFVFNNPADILSAHIERSRRVIEDPAVTVLDLATGPMGVAGSTRMQATTAELLVVGSALEQALLRVLPKVLPAEALEALPSELLKPIDGAAQFEALLRDLSSREAVAAIASWVDTENELYAAGGRITYFAADCVLDIFTDTTERTPTFMLPPFRKSDDLASPPSWAFVKDPVRPTPEAWRNVLGRAPRCLEWETPLYESMGASAKIINDPPRLGTEELMKFLIGSEADPSRTEVEPNVAMQVLLAQEVTSPEAAAWQEACRKAAAPFSRQMTVVIGLGETPEAAQVLQVPCRLTATPLGLWDRLAAKLVLNTVSTATMGKFGRLVSNWMANVDTSNKKLVDRGTRLVAELTGLDYETACHELHRTFAEQKATAKPGQPRVSPVAKTVRRLGRKL, from the coding sequence ATGGAAGACTACCGGCGCGAAGCGGAGCATTTCCTGACGCAGGAGACGCAGTTCCATCTCGGGATGCTGCCCACCGAGCAGTCCCACCCGAAGACGAGGGGACTGGCCGAGACTCTCCAGAGCGACTGTCAGGCCGGGGTGAGGATGCTGCAGTCCGTCGATGAGGATGTCGTCGCGATGGCGAAGCGAGTCTTCGGCGGTCCCGAGGTCGAGAAGCTTGTGACGGCCCTGAGTGACGCCGTCCTCGGCGGCCACCGGATCTGCTTTTCCGGCTGCGGCGCCACTGGGCGTCTGAGCATCATGCTGGAGGCCATGTGGCGCAAGTTCTGGCAAGGCTTTGCCAGGCGGCAGCCAGCCTGCACAGCACTTGCCGAGAAGCTCGCAGATCAGGCAGAGAGCATCATGACCGGCGGCGACTTCGCCCTCGTCCGGTCGGTCGAGGGCTTTGAGGACTACATCAGCTTCGGTCGTCAGCAGGCCATTGAGGCTGACCTGACCGCCGGCGATGTCCTCGTCGCCATCAGCGAAGGCGGGGAGACTTCCTCCGTCATTGGCACGCTGATGGAGGCCCGAGAGCGCGGGCTCGAGACCTTCTTCGTGTTCAACAACCCGGCGGACATCCTCTCTGCCCACATCGAGCGCTCGCGGCGGGTGATCGAGGACCCCGCGGTGACGGTACTGGATCTCGCCACCGGTCCCATGGGTGTTGCAGGCTCCACACGGATGCAGGCCACGACGGCGGAGTTGCTCGTTGTTGGCTCCGCGCTGGAGCAGGCGCTGCTCCGAGTGCTGCCTAAGGTGCTTCCGGCTGAGGCGCTGGAGGCCCTGCCGTCGGAGTTGCTGAAGCCGATCGATGGCGCGGCTCAGTTCGAAGCGCTGCTGCGTGACCTGAGCAGCCGGGAGGCAGTCGCGGCGATCGCCTCCTGGGTCGACACCGAGAACGAGCTGTACGCCGCCGGTGGCCGGATCACCTACTTCGCCGCCGATTGCGTGCTCGACATCTTCACCGACACCACCGAACGCACGCCGACCTTCATGCTCCCGCCCTTCCGCAAGTCCGATGACCTGGCGTCTCCCCCATCGTGGGCCTTTGTGAAGGACCCCGTGCGGCCGACCCCAGAGGCCTGGCGGAACGTCCTGGGTCGCGCACCGCGCTGCCTCGAGTGGGAGACACCGCTGTATGAGTCGATGGGCGCCTCGGCCAAGATCATCAACGATCCGCCGCGCCTGGGTACCGAGGAACTGATGAAGTTCCTGATCGGTTCAGAGGCGGACCCCTCGCGCACGGAAGTTGAGCCCAACGTCGCGATGCAGGTCTTGCTGGCCCAGGAGGTGACCAGTCCTGAGGCCGCCGCCTGGCAGGAGGCCTGCCGCAAAGCCGCAGCACCTTTCAGCCGCCAGATGACGGTCGTGATCGGCCTGGGCGAGACTCCGGAGGCCGCGCAGGTGCTGCAGGTGCCCTGTCGGCTGACCGCGACGCCACTCGGGCTGTGGGATCGTCTCGCGGCGAAACTGGTGCTGAACACCGTCTCGACGGCCACCATGGGCAAGTTCGGACGGCTGGTCAGCAACTGGATGGCGAACGTCGATACCTCGAACAAGAAGCTGGTGGATCGTGGGACGCGGCTGGTCGCCGAACTCACCGGCCTGGACTATGAGACCGCCTGCCACGAGCTGCACCGCACTTTCGCCGAGCAGAAAGCCACAGCCAAGCCCGGCCAGCCACGGGTCTCGCCCGTTGCCAAGACGGTGCGACGTCTGGGACGGAAGCTCTGA